A stretch of the Uranotaenia lowii strain MFRU-FL chromosome 3, ASM2978415v1, whole genome shotgun sequence genome encodes the following:
- the LOC129757821 gene encoding opsin-1-like produces MAAFVEPHFEAWVQQATVANLTVVDKVPADMLHMVNAHWYQFPPMNPLWHSMLGFAIFILSFISLVGNGCVMYIFTGTKTLRTPSNLLVVNLAFSDFLMMFTMGPPMVINCYYETWVLGPFACELYGMFGSLFGCVSIWTMTLIAFDRYNVIVKGLSAKPMSNNGALLRILGVWVATLAWTLAPFFGWNRYVPEGNMSACGTDYLTDTFQSRSYILVYSIFVYFAPLLLIIYSYIFIIKAVSAHEKSMREQAKKMNVSSLRSQETSSTSTEMKLAKVALVTISLWFLAWTPYLIINYTGIFKAAPITPLATIWGSLFAKANAVYNPIVYGISHPRYRAALYQKFPSLSCTDAPEDSQSVASGTTAVVAAEEKPSA; encoded by the exons ATGGCCGCTTTTGTGGAACCACATTTTGAGGCCTGGGTGCAACAGGCAACCGTGGCCAACCTGACGGTCGTCGATAAGGTCCCTGCCGATATGCTGCACATGGTTAACGCGCACTGGTATCAGTTTCCGCCAATGAACCCGCTGTGGCATTCCATGCTCGGATTCGCCATCTTCATCCTGTCCTTCATTTCCCTGGTCGGAAATGGATGTGTGATGTACATTTTTACCGGCACCAAGACACTCCGCACCCCATCCAACCTGCTAGTGGTCAATCTAGCATTCTCGGACTTCCTGATGATGTTCACAATGGGACCGCCAATGGTGATCAACTGCTACTACGAAACCTGGGTTCTGGGACCGTTCGCTTGCGAGCTGTACGGCATGTTCGGATCACTGTTCGGTTGTGTCTCGATCTGGACCATGACACTGATTGCCTTCGATCGTTACAACGTCATCGTCAAGGGTCTCTCGGCCAAGCCTATGTCCAACAACGGAGCTCTGCTGCGTATCCTCGGTGTGTGGGTTGCCACCCTGGCCTGGACACTTGCTCCCTTCTTCGGATGGAATCGATATGTTCCGGAGGGTAACATGAGCGCCTGCGGTACCGATTACCTCACAGACACCTTCCAGAGCCGCTCGTACATTCTGGTATACTCGATCTTCGTGTACTTCGCGCCCCTGTTGCTGATCATCTACTCCTACATCTTCATCATTAAG GCCGTATCAGCCCACGAGAAGAGCATGCGCGAGCAGGCCAAGAAGATGAACGTCTCATCGCTGCGCTCCCAGGAAACTTCAAGCACCAGCACCGAAATGAAGCTGGCCAAGGTTGCCCTCGTTACCATCTCGCTGTGGTTCCTGGCCTGGACGCCGTATTTGATCATCAACTACACTGGTATCTTCAAGGCTGCCCCCATCACGCCCCTGGCCACCATTTGGGGATCACTTTTTGCCAAGGCAAATGCCGTCTACAATCCGATCGTGTACGGTATCAGCCACCCGCGGTACCGCGCTGCCCTCTATCAGAAGTTCCCGTCGTTGTCCTGCACGGATGCTCCCGAAGACAGCCAGTCGGTGGCTTCCGGAACTACAGCGGTCGTGGCCGCCGAAGAGAAGCCATCCGCGTAA